A genomic segment from Saprospiraceae bacterium encodes:
- the cobA gene encoding uroporphyrinogen-III C-methyltransferase: MSNSKTARITLVGAGPGDPDLITLKGLKALRTADVVLYDALVNEEILQEAPAHSLKVFVGKRAGEHSHKQEEINLLLVQYAYNYGHVVRLKGGDSFVFGRGHEEMAYAHNFDIPVAIVPGISSCIALPELQGIPPTRRGMNESFWVLTGTTRTGALSADIAIAAQSSATAIILMGMRKIQQIMEAFAAAGKSDTPVLVIQNGSLPNEQAVIGTVADIAERVANAKLGSPGIIVVGEVVHLHPNLVLKSMIETNKHD, encoded by the coding sequence ATGTCGAATTCAAAAACAGCACGGATCACTTTAGTAGGGGCCGGCCCCGGAGACCCGGACCTCATCACCCTAAAAGGGCTTAAAGCCTTGCGCACCGCAGATGTTGTGCTTTATGATGCCTTGGTCAATGAGGAAATTTTGCAGGAAGCCCCAGCTCATTCCTTAAAGGTTTTTGTAGGCAAAAGAGCGGGTGAGCATAGCCATAAACAAGAGGAGATCAATTTACTTTTAGTGCAATATGCCTACAATTATGGCCACGTTGTTCGCTTAAAAGGAGGTGATTCTTTCGTTTTTGGCAGGGGGCACGAAGAAATGGCCTACGCCCATAATTTTGATATTCCTGTGGCGATTGTGCCTGGCATTTCCAGCTGTATTGCCTTACCAGAGTTACAAGGTATTCCGCCCACAAGAAGGGGAATGAATGAAAGCTTTTGGGTGCTTACCGGAACCACGCGCACTGGCGCTTTATCTGCCGATATTGCCATAGCCGCTCAATCATCAGCTACGGCTATTATTTTGATGGGGATGCGAAAAATTCAGCAGATAATGGAAGCCTTTGCTGCAGCGGGAAAATCCGACACCCCGGTATTGGTTATACAAAATGGCTCCTTGCCTAACGAACAGGCTGTTATTGGAACGGTGGCAGACATAGCCGAGAGGGTAGCCAATGCAAAATTGGGAAGCCCCGGCATTATTGTGGTAGGAGAAGTGGTTCACTTGCATCCAAATTTGGTATTAAAAAGCATGATAGAAACAAATAAGCATGACTGA
- a CDS encoding phosphoadenylyl-sulfate reductase — protein sequence MTTYQKASPLQALSIDELNDIFTPLTFQERIEKLYDFFPEEDVLMTSSFGTKSVFLLYWLSKIRPSQVIHFIDTTYHFRETIAYKRELTELFGLRITEVFPEIEQNMLTREEQWWVDHPKMCCTINKVVPLEPIKARHKVWVSGLMSYQTEFRSRLKVFEQQGDIIKFHPIVDINEGEFLYYMDLFKLPKHPLEEAGYGSIGCTHCTAKGEGREGRWKGTSKKECGLHPSYFLKKEK from the coding sequence ATGACTACCTACCAGAAAGCAAGCCCGTTGCAAGCTTTGAGCATTGATGAGTTGAATGACATTTTCACGCCCCTTACGTTTCAGGAAAGGATAGAAAAATTGTATGATTTTTTCCCGGAAGAGGATGTTCTGATGACCTCGTCTTTTGGCACTAAATCTGTTTTTCTGCTCTATTGGTTGAGTAAAATCAGACCTTCCCAGGTCATCCATTTTATTGATACCACTTATCATTTTCGAGAGACAATTGCTTACAAAAGGGAGTTAACCGAATTATTTGGATTGCGGATAACGGAAGTTTTTCCGGAGATAGAACAAAATATGCTTACCCGAGAGGAGCAGTGGTGGGTGGACCATCCCAAGATGTGTTGTACGATCAATAAAGTGGTTCCCTTGGAGCCGATCAAGGCCAGGCACAAGGTTTGGGTGTCAGGATTAATGTCTTACCAGACGGAGTTCAGGTCTCGATTAAAGGTTTTTGAGCAGCAAGGAGATATCATTAAATTCCATCCAATTGTGGATATTAATGAAGGAGAATTTCTCTATTACATGGATTTGTTTAAATTGCCCAAGCACCCACTTGAGGAAGCTGGGTATGGGTCAATTGGTTGCACGCATTGTACCGCCAAAGGAGAAGGCCGGGAAGGTAGATGGAAAGGAACCAGCAAAAAAGAGTGCGGCCTTCATCCCAGTTACTTTCTTAAAAAAGAAAAGTAA
- a CDS encoding TetR/AcrR family transcriptional regulator → MKRKIHEKEVRKKIIKAARELFLEQGFHQTTIRQITQKASISTGTLYHFYQDKEDIFFHIAEETFLRVIQKAEELAKDESIYLRLAFELALHIQAFLKNRNTAELYVIAYGSYRISEEVIKKQQMRMELLFGNKKHFPTKEDIMLRSLTIKGYLHALALKAMNEEHLQPDQIIANSAQLMLQLYHVSEAEITSTLKSLKAMKMGS, encoded by the coding sequence ATGAAGCGAAAAATTCATGAAAAGGAGGTAAGAAAAAAAATTATCAAAGCAGCTAGAGAATTATTCCTGGAACAGGGGTTTCATCAAACGACTATTCGACAAATTACCCAAAAAGCAAGCATTAGTACAGGTACGCTTTACCATTTTTACCAAGACAAGGAGGATATCTTTTTCCACATTGCAGAAGAGACCTTCCTCCGTGTCATCCAAAAAGCAGAAGAATTAGCAAAGGACGAAAGTATTTACCTCCGCCTGGCCTTTGAATTGGCCTTGCATATCCAGGCTTTTTTGAAAAATCGGAACACGGCCGAGTTATATGTCATTGCGTATGGCTCTTATCGCATTTCGGAGGAAGTGATCAAAAAGCAACAAATGCGAATGGAGCTACTTTTTGGGAATAAAAAGCACTTCCCCACCAAAGAAGATATCATGCTTCGCTCATTAACCATCAAGGGGTACCTGCATGCGCTGGCCTTAAAAGCAATGAATGAAGAACACCTCCAGCCTGACCAAATTATTGCAAATTCGGCGCAGTTAATGCTCCAATTATACCATGTCTCAGAAGCGGAGATCACAAGCACGTTAAAAAGCCTAAAGGCAATGAAAATGGGATCATGA
- a CDS encoding bifunctional precorrin-2 dehydrogenase/sirohydrochlorin ferrochelatase, translating to MTEQNELYPIFLKLHQLRLLIVGAGEVGYEKLSFILKSSPQAQVRMVAPWVSPAITELLTSLDNHHVEIIQKTFHENDLDWADLVIAATNIVELNQVVQQAAKTRHKLVNVADTPALCDFYLGSIVTKGFLKVAISTNGQSPTFAKRFRQLLEEILPDDTTALLQNLKEIRDRLGGDFAHKVKELNKITASLLEENIRS from the coding sequence ATGACTGAGCAAAATGAATTGTATCCCATTTTTCTAAAACTGCATCAGCTACGCCTTTTGATTGTTGGCGCTGGAGAAGTGGGATATGAAAAACTTTCCTTTATCCTAAAAAGCAGCCCCCAGGCGCAAGTCCGAATGGTAGCGCCTTGGGTATCACCTGCGATTACCGAACTTTTGACCTCCCTGGATAACCACCATGTAGAAATCATACAAAAAACGTTTCACGAAAACGACCTTGACTGGGCCGACCTGGTCATTGCTGCCACCAATATTGTTGAGCTCAATCAGGTTGTCCAACAAGCGGCCAAGACCCGCCATAAACTGGTAAATGTAGCCGACACCCCTGCACTATGCGATTTTTACCTCGGTTCTATTGTCACCAAAGGCTTTTTGAAAGTAGCCATTTCGACCAACGGGCAGTCACCTACCTTTGCCAAAAGATTTCGGCAGTTATTGGAAGAAATATTACCTGATGATACCACAGCATTGTTGCAAAACCTTAAAGAAATCAGAGATAGGCTGGGAGGCGATTTCGCGCATAAGGTGAAAGAATTAAATAAAATAACTGCCTCGCTCTTGGAAGAAAACATCCGATCATGA
- a CDS encoding DUF2061 domain-containing protein has protein sequence MKNILQAEKTPASMSSKSIRERKRRSIIKAITYRATATLATFVLAFVFTGSIEIAGQIGVLDFFIKFSIYYLNERLWTKITWGYDKNNKTKENNDYLPESKPVASFEH, from the coding sequence ATGAAAAATATTTTGCAAGCTGAAAAAACACCCGCTTCCATGTCAAGCAAATCTATACGCGAACGTAAGCGAAGAAGTATCATTAAGGCGATCACTTACAGAGCGACCGCTACGCTTGCTACCTTTGTATTGGCTTTTGTCTTTACAGGTAGCATAGAAATAGCAGGACAAATTGGTGTACTTGATTTTTTTATCAAATTCTCGATTTACTATCTGAACGAACGCCTCTGGACCAAAATCACCTGGGGCTATGATAAAAACAATAAAACAAAAGAAAATAATGACTACCTACCAGAAAGCAAGCCCGTTGCAAGCTTTGAGCATTGA
- a CDS encoding NAD(P)/FAD-dependent oxidoreductase, translating to MIQTDILIIGAGPVGLFTVFEAGLVKLRCHLVDALPLPGGQLTEIYPKKPIYDIPGYPSILAGELVDRLMEQIAPFKPGFTLGERAEQIEKAADGHFILTTNRGTKIKAPVISIAAGLGCFEPRKPPINNLEKFEDKGVEYIIKDPEVYRNKRVVLAGGGDSALDWTIFLAEIADEVTLIHRRQSFRGAPDSVEKVVELAESGRISLLTDSQAIGLNGNGKLTDVVIKHSIQGQIIKPADHFIPLFGLSPKLGPLADWGLNIDKNAIEVNTLDYSTNVEGIYAIGDINTYPGKLKLILCGFHEATLMVQSAFKYIYPDQKLSFKYTTVNGVQGFEEEVV from the coding sequence ATGATCCAAACGGATATTCTCATCATTGGTGCAGGTCCTGTTGGCCTATTCACCGTATTTGAGGCAGGTTTAGTAAAGTTACGTTGCCACCTGGTGGATGCTCTGCCACTGCCCGGTGGTCAATTGACGGAAATTTATCCTAAAAAACCCATCTATGACATTCCTGGTTATCCCTCCATCTTAGCAGGCGAATTGGTGGATCGACTGATGGAGCAAATTGCGCCCTTTAAGCCTGGGTTTACCCTCGGTGAGCGAGCAGAACAAATTGAAAAGGCAGCGGATGGTCATTTTATCTTAACAACCAATAGAGGAACTAAAATAAAAGCACCTGTGATTAGCATCGCAGCGGGCTTGGGATGTTTTGAACCGCGTAAACCACCCATAAATAACCTGGAAAAGTTTGAAGATAAAGGGGTGGAATACATTATTAAAGATCCTGAAGTTTATCGCAATAAACGAGTGGTACTGGCTGGCGGCGGTGACTCTGCCTTAGACTGGACCATTTTCCTGGCAGAAATAGCAGACGAAGTAACCTTAATTCATCGACGCCAATCTTTTCGTGGTGCACCAGATTCTGTAGAAAAAGTGGTTGAATTGGCAGAATCAGGGAGGATTTCGCTCCTAACTGACTCCCAAGCGATCGGTCTTAATGGTAATGGTAAACTAACCGATGTGGTGATCAAGCATTCTATCCAGGGGCAAATCATTAAGCCAGCAGATCATTTTATCCCATTATTTGGTCTTTCACCCAAACTTGGCCCCTTGGCAGATTGGGGATTGAATATTGACAAAAACGCAATTGAAGTTAATACCCTTGACTATAGTACGAACGTGGAAGGCATTTATGCAATTGGAGATATTAATACCTATCCAGGAAAGTTGAAATTGATCCTTTGCGGTTTCCACGAGGCAACCTTAATGGTACAATCTGCTTTCAAATATATCTACCCTGATCAGAAACTTAGTTTTAAGTATACCACCGTCAATGGGGTTCAAGGCTTTGAAGAAGAAGTGGTTTAG
- a CDS encoding acyl-CoA dehydrogenase, whose protein sequence is MASYVNMDTLRFQLFDVFKMEDLLKYEYFQDFDKDSINIFLDSIKDFSDQELFPCFREMDEQAAYYKDGKIIAHPQVKTMMEKGGELGMIGGVFSYEQGGMQVPGLAFQAANFIMEAANNHLPGYIGLTTGAAGLIMAYGTPEQIETYTPKMFEGKWSGTMCLTEPQAGSSLSDIKTTAYPQADGTYKIKGQKIFISGGDHEYAENIVHLLIARIDGAPAGTKGISLFVVPKKRITPTGLVANDVQTVGDFQKMGQRGYCTTHLAFGENDDCQAWLVGEPHRGLMYMFKMMNEARIGVGRGGVAIASAAYHASLQYANERPQGRRIENDGRKNIDAEPTLIVNHPDVRRMLLSQKAIYEGGLSLVLQSALYQDLSRVAAGEEKEKYHLLLELLTPITKTYPSEKGRESIDAGLQILGGYGFCMDFVLQQYYRDIRIFSLYEGTTGIQSMDLLGRKMTMNNGRALQLLMEEIQQTITAAITYDELKPYAKTLGEKLKMSQTVFEHLLSFARKGDYEEFLADATIFMEFFGTIVIAWQWLKMATVAKEALVTGNTTFATAFYEGNIHTMKFFYKYELSRTTGMAEILTNSEMLTILQEKELIA, encoded by the coding sequence ATGGCCAGTTATGTAAATATGGATACCCTTCGGTTTCAATTATTTGATGTATTTAAAATGGAGGACCTGTTGAAATACGAATATTTCCAGGATTTTGATAAAGATTCGATAAATATCTTTCTTGACTCCATTAAAGATTTTTCAGATCAGGAACTATTTCCTTGTTTTCGGGAAATGGACGAACAAGCGGCCTATTACAAGGATGGAAAAATCATTGCCCACCCGCAGGTCAAAACCATGATGGAAAAAGGAGGTGAGTTGGGGATGATCGGCGGTGTATTTAGTTATGAGCAAGGTGGGATGCAAGTCCCTGGTCTGGCCTTCCAGGCTGCTAATTTCATCATGGAAGCTGCTAATAATCACCTGCCTGGCTATATTGGCTTGACGACTGGCGCAGCGGGCTTGATTATGGCTTATGGCACCCCGGAACAGATCGAGACTTATACCCCAAAGATGTTTGAGGGCAAATGGTCTGGCACCATGTGTTTAACCGAGCCACAGGCGGGTAGCTCTTTATCCGATATTAAAACGACTGCCTACCCCCAGGCAGACGGAACCTATAAGATTAAGGGCCAGAAAATTTTCATCTCTGGTGGAGATCATGAATACGCGGAAAACATTGTACACCTTTTGATTGCCAGGATCGATGGCGCACCAGCAGGTACCAAGGGCATTTCGCTCTTTGTGGTGCCTAAAAAACGCATTACCCCAACGGGATTAGTGGCCAATGATGTACAAACCGTCGGTGATTTCCAAAAGATGGGCCAGCGAGGCTATTGTACAACCCACCTGGCTTTTGGCGAAAATGACGATTGCCAAGCCTGGCTGGTTGGCGAACCGCATCGAGGGTTAATGTATATGTTTAAGATGATGAACGAAGCGCGGATCGGTGTAGGAAGGGGAGGTGTCGCTATTGCCTCTGCTGCCTACCACGCTTCTTTACAATATGCCAATGAGCGTCCGCAAGGCCGCCGCATCGAAAATGATGGAAGAAAGAATATAGATGCCGAACCTACCTTAATTGTTAACCACCCTGACGTACGTCGCATGTTGCTTTCCCAAAAGGCGATTTACGAAGGAGGCTTGAGTTTGGTCCTCCAATCTGCTTTGTACCAGGATTTGAGTCGGGTAGCAGCAGGGGAGGAAAAAGAGAAATACCATCTTTTATTGGAATTATTAACTCCCATAACCAAAACCTATCCTTCGGAAAAAGGCCGAGAATCTATAGATGCAGGCCTGCAAATCCTGGGTGGTTATGGTTTCTGCATGGATTTTGTCTTGCAACAATATTATCGCGACATCAGGATTTTTTCCCTTTACGAAGGTACAACTGGCATTCAATCCATGGACCTTCTCGGGCGTAAGATGACCATGAATAATGGCCGTGCCCTTCAATTGTTGATGGAAGAAATACAACAAACGATAACGGCTGCCATTACCTATGATGAATTAAAACCTTACGCCAAAACTTTGGGCGAAAAACTTAAAATGAGCCAGACGGTGTTTGAACATTTGCTTTCCTTTGCCAGGAAGGGGGACTACGAAGAATTTTTGGCGGATGCTACCATCTTTATGGAATTTTTTGGCACTATCGTGATTGCCTGGCAATGGCTAAAAATGGCTACGGTGGCCAAAGAAGCCCTGGTCACAGGCAATACAACCTTTGCTACAGCTTTTTATGAGGGCAATATTCATACCATGAAGTTTTTCTATAAGTATGAGCTATCTCGTACCACAGGAATGGCAGAAATACTGACTAATTCGGAGATGCTGACCATCTTACAAGAAAAGGAATTGATTGCCTAA